The DNA sequence GATCACCCTCGATAAGAAGAATACAAAGGTATTTACGACACCCTGAATCAACGCCAAGGTAACCATATCGCCGTTGGCAACGTGACTGACTTCGTGCGCCAAGACTGCCTCTGCTTCATCACGGGTCATGCCATAAAGCAGACCGGTACTAACCGCAACGAGAGAGTCGTTTCGGAACATCCCAGTGGCAAACGCATTGATATCAGGTGCGTCATAAATCGCGACTTCGGGCATCCCAATGCCTGCTGCAGTAGCTTGACGCTCGACCGTACTGAGCAGCCATCGCTCTTGGTCGTTCTGTGGCTCCTGAATAACATAGGCGCCCACGGAGTGCTTGGCCATCGATTTAGACATGGCAAGGGAAATAAATGAGCCTGTCATACCCACTACCGCAGACAGCATCAGTAAGGACATCAGATCAATGTGCACACCATTCTGATCTAGGATTTGGCCCAGACCAAACACACTGATGACGATCGAAATCACCAACATGATGGCGATGTTGGTCAGCAAAAATAGAAAGATCCGTTTCATATTCATAACTCCTTAAGGCGAGGCACAAGCCAGCTCGATAAGTAATACGCTATCAGGAAAGCCCTCGTTTTGCTGGGCTTATATTTATCGGTATTTTATAGGGTATTTGGCTCTCGACTTGCCCTCGGAAAAACCAACGGAGGCAAGCCATCACGCTCAATTACATCGAGCTGAATCTGGTACAAATCAGCCAGATCTGAAATTGCACCCATGCCCGAGAGGTGATCGCCAACCAGGCATCCCTCTTTTACTAAGATCAATCGTTCAAAGTGGTGCATTGCCTGGTTGATGTCATGCAAGATTGCCACAATGGCGTGATTACGCGCATCGGCATACCGCTTCATACTTTCCAATAACTCGATTTGCAAGCCTGGATCCAAGGAAGCCAATGGTTCATCCACCAAGATCAGGCTATTCTGCTCATCCCATAACTGCGCAAATACCCTGGCAAGATGAATGCGTGCCTTTTCGCCACCAGATAGGGTGTCAAAACTCCGATGGAGCAAATGCTCGCAGGAACTCAGGCGCGCCGCATGGAGAGTAATGTCATTGCGTTTTAAATCACCCTCAATTGCGATTCTTCCCAAACCAATGACCAAGTGAGCCATTAAGCTAAATGCGACCTCACTCGATTGCGGCAGTACTGCCCGGGCCCTACTCAGTGAGCGCAAGGACCACGTTTCTATTGCTGCGCCTTTAAACGCATACGATCCAGAATGGGATCTCAGTTCGCCGGATATCAGTTTAAGTAGCGTCGTTTTTCCGGCGCCACTGGGACCGAGTATGGCAATGCGCTCACCCGGAGCAATAGTGCATGAAAAGGGACCGAATGCATTTTCACCCAGCGTGATCTGCAAATCCCGAAGGCGGCATAGCGTATTCATCAGGCCAGTTGACGGCGTGACGACCGCAATAGCAGGATGAAAAATGGCGCCCCTAAGAGGGCAGTAAAAATTCCCACGGGAACTTCTGCTGGGATTGCGATCGTGCGTGCACA is a window from the Polynucleobacter difficilis genome containing:
- the htpX gene encoding protease HtpX, with product MKRIFLFLLTNIAIMLVISIVISVFGLGQILDQNGVHIDLMSLLMLSAVVGMTGSFISLAMSKSMAKHSVGAYVIQEPQNDQERWLLSTVERQATAAGIGMPEVAIYDAPDINAFATGMFRNDSLVAVSTGLLYGMTRDEAEAVLAHEVSHVANGDMVTLALIQGVVNTFVFFLSRVIGHIIDRTVFKTERGHGPAYWVTTIIAQLVLGILASAIVMWFSRQREYRADAGAAYLEGKHKMIAALERLQKSVNQPHLPEQLEAFGISGGMADGLKRLFMSHPPLDERIAALRNS
- a CDS encoding ATP-binding cassette domain-containing protein; translation: MNTLCRLRDLQITLGENAFGPFSCTIAPGERIAILGPSGAGKTTLLKLISGELRSHSGSYAFKGAAIETWSLRSLSRARAVLPQSSEVAFSLMAHLVIGLGRIAIEGDLKRNDITLHAARLSSCEHLLHRSFDTLSGGEKARIHLARVFAQLWDEQNSLILVDEPLASLDPGLQIELLESMKRYADARNHAIVAILHDINQAMHHFERLILVKEGCLVGDHLSGMGAISDLADLYQIQLDVIERDGLPPLVFPRASREPNTL